One genomic segment of Nonomuraea coxensis DSM 45129 includes these proteins:
- the metH gene encoding methionine synthase: MSISPSFREVLDQRVIVADGAMGTMLQAQDPTLDDFHGHEGCNEVLNVSRPDIVRGVHDAYFAVGVDCVETNTFGANLAALGEYDIADRVFEYSEAGARIAREAADHWSTPEQPRFVLGSMGPGTKLPTLGHLPYASLRDAYRDNAAGLIAGGADALIVETCQDLLQVKAAVIGAKRAAEDSGRDIPIIAQVTIETNGAMLLGSEIGAALTAIEPLGVDVIGLNCATGPAEMSEHLRHLARHSRLRLSCMPNAGLPVLTSDGAYYPLSPGELADAHGAFTRDYGLSLVGGCCGTTPEHLRQVVERVRGKETAPRRPRPEPGVSSLYQSVPFRQDTSFLAIGERCNTNGSKAFREAMLGGRWDDCVEMAREQARGGAHMLDLCVDYVGRDGVADMKELAFRFATASTLPIMLDSTEPEVLRAGLEMLGGRAAVNSVNYEDGAGPDSRFQKIMRLVREHGAAVVALTIDEEGQARTADWKVRVASRLIEDLTTNWGMQVEDIIVDTLTFPIATGQEETRRDGLETIEAIRELKRRYPGVQTTLGVSNISFGLNPAARMVLNSVFLNECVNAGLDSAIVHASKILPMARIPDEQRQVALDMVYDRRREGYDPLQRFMDLFEGVDAAALRAGKAEELASLPLWERLKRRIVDGERKGLEADLDTALEQRPALEIINEVLLDGMKTVGVLFGSGQMQLPFVLQSAEVMKAAVAHLEPHMERVEGETKGRIVLATVKGDVHDIGKNLVDIILSNNGYQVVNLGIKQPVSAILEAADEQKADVIGMSGLLVKSTVVMKENLEEMNSRGLSDRYPVLLGGAALTRAYVEQDLAELFEGEVRYARDAFEGLRLMDAFMAVKRGEKGATLPPLRERRVKTGAVLQRTPVEELPARSDVAADNPVPVAPFLGDRVVKGVSLADYAAFLDERALFLGQWGLKPTRGGEGPGYDELVETEGRPRLRMWLDRIQTEGLLEAAVVYGHFPCVSDGDSLVILDDAGGERTRFTFPRQRRDRHLCLSDFFRPKESGEVDVVGFQVVTMGAKIAQATAELFAKDAYRDYLELHGLSVQLTEALAEYWHARVRAEWGIGGDETLDDMLKVNIQGCRYSFGYPACPNLEDQVQLFQLLQPERIGVSLSEEFQLHPEQATSALVAHHPEAKYFNV, translated from the coding sequence ATGAGCATCTCCCCGTCCTTCCGTGAAGTGCTTGACCAGCGCGTGATCGTCGCCGACGGCGCCATGGGCACGATGCTCCAGGCCCAGGACCCGACGCTCGACGACTTCCACGGCCACGAGGGCTGCAACGAGGTGCTCAACGTCTCGCGCCCCGACATCGTGCGAGGCGTCCACGACGCCTACTTCGCCGTCGGCGTCGACTGCGTCGAGACCAACACCTTCGGCGCCAACCTCGCCGCGCTCGGCGAATACGACATCGCCGACCGCGTCTTCGAATACTCCGAGGCCGGCGCCCGCATCGCCCGCGAGGCGGCCGACCACTGGTCCACGCCCGAGCAGCCGCGCTTCGTCCTCGGCTCGATGGGCCCCGGCACCAAGCTGCCCACGCTCGGCCACCTGCCCTACGCGAGCCTCCGCGACGCCTACCGCGACAACGCCGCCGGCCTCATCGCGGGCGGCGCCGACGCCCTCATCGTCGAGACCTGCCAGGACCTCCTCCAGGTCAAGGCCGCCGTCATCGGCGCCAAGCGGGCCGCCGAGGACTCCGGCCGCGACATCCCGATCATCGCCCAGGTCACCATCGAGACCAACGGCGCGATGCTGCTGGGCAGCGAGATCGGCGCGGCGCTGACCGCCATCGAGCCGCTCGGCGTCGACGTCATCGGGCTCAACTGCGCCACCGGCCCCGCCGAGATGAGCGAGCACCTGCGCCACCTCGCCCGCCACTCCCGGCTCCGGCTGAGCTGCATGCCCAACGCGGGCCTGCCGGTGCTCACCTCCGACGGCGCCTACTACCCGCTCAGCCCCGGCGAGCTGGCCGACGCCCACGGCGCCTTCACCCGCGACTACGGGCTGTCCCTGGTCGGCGGCTGCTGCGGCACCACCCCCGAGCACCTGCGCCAGGTCGTCGAGCGGGTGCGCGGCAAGGAGACCGCGCCGCGCCGCCCCCGCCCCGAGCCGGGCGTCTCCTCGCTCTACCAGAGCGTCCCGTTCCGCCAGGACACCTCCTTCCTCGCCATCGGCGAGCGCTGCAACACCAACGGCTCCAAGGCATTCCGCGAGGCGATGCTGGGCGGGCGCTGGGACGACTGCGTCGAGATGGCCCGCGAGCAGGCCCGCGGCGGCGCCCACATGCTCGACCTCTGCGTCGACTACGTCGGCCGCGACGGCGTCGCCGACATGAAGGAGCTGGCCTTCCGCTTCGCCACCGCCTCCACCCTGCCGATCATGCTCGACTCCACCGAGCCCGAGGTGCTGCGCGCGGGCCTGGAGATGCTGGGCGGCCGGGCGGCGGTCAACTCCGTCAACTACGAGGACGGCGCCGGCCCCGACTCCCGCTTCCAGAAGATCATGCGTCTGGTGCGCGAGCACGGCGCCGCCGTGGTCGCCCTCACCATCGACGAGGAGGGCCAGGCCCGCACCGCCGACTGGAAGGTGCGCGTCGCGAGCCGCCTGATCGAGGACCTGACCACCAACTGGGGCATGCAGGTCGAGGACATCATCGTCGACACCCTCACCTTCCCCATCGCCACCGGCCAGGAGGAGACCCGCCGCGACGGCCTGGAGACCATCGAGGCCATCCGCGAGCTCAAGCGCCGCTACCCGGGCGTGCAGACCACGCTCGGCGTCTCCAACATCAGCTTCGGCCTCAACCCGGCCGCCCGCATGGTGCTCAACTCGGTCTTCCTCAACGAGTGCGTCAACGCCGGGCTCGACTCCGCGATCGTGCACGCCTCGAAGATCCTGCCGATGGCGCGCATCCCCGACGAGCAGCGCCAGGTCGCCCTCGACATGGTCTACGACCGCCGCCGCGAGGGCTACGACCCGCTGCAGCGCTTCATGGACCTGTTCGAGGGCGTCGACGCCGCCGCGCTGCGCGCCGGCAAGGCCGAGGAGCTGGCCTCGCTGCCGCTGTGGGAGCGGCTCAAGCGGCGCATCGTGGACGGTGAGCGCAAGGGCCTGGAGGCCGACCTCGACACCGCGCTGGAGCAGCGCCCCGCGCTGGAGATCATCAACGAGGTGCTGCTCGACGGCATGAAGACCGTCGGCGTGCTGTTCGGCTCCGGGCAGATGCAGCTGCCGTTCGTGCTGCAGTCGGCCGAGGTCATGAAGGCCGCGGTCGCCCACCTCGAGCCCCACATGGAGCGCGTGGAGGGCGAGACCAAGGGCCGCATCGTGCTGGCCACCGTCAAGGGCGACGTCCACGACATCGGCAAGAACCTCGTCGACATCATCCTGTCCAACAACGGCTACCAGGTCGTCAACCTCGGCATCAAGCAGCCGGTCTCGGCCATCCTCGAGGCCGCCGACGAGCAGAAGGCCGACGTGATCGGCATGTCCGGGCTGCTGGTCAAGTCGACCGTGGTGATGAAGGAGAACCTGGAGGAGATGAACTCCAGGGGCCTGTCGGACCGATACCCGGTGCTGCTCGGCGGCGCCGCGCTCACCCGCGCCTACGTCGAGCAGGACCTCGCCGAGCTGTTCGAGGGCGAGGTGCGCTACGCCCGCGACGCCTTCGAGGGGCTGCGGCTCATGGACGCGTTCATGGCCGTCAAGCGTGGCGAGAAGGGCGCGACGCTGCCGCCGCTGCGCGAGCGGCGGGTCAAGACCGGCGCGGTGCTCCAGCGCACCCCGGTCGAGGAGCTGCCTGCCCGCTCCGACGTCGCCGCCGACAACCCGGTCCCGGTGGCCCCGTTCCTCGGCGACCGCGTCGTCAAGGGCGTCTCGCTGGCCGACTACGCGGCCTTCCTCGACGAGCGCGCGCTGTTCCTCGGCCAGTGGGGGCTCAAGCCCACCAGGGGCGGCGAAGGTCCCGGCTACGACGAGCTGGTCGAGACCGAGGGCCGGCCCCGGCTGCGCATGTGGCTCGACCGCATCCAGACCGAGGGCCTGCTGGAGGCGGCCGTCGTCTACGGGCACTTCCCGTGCGTCAGCGACGGCGACTCGCTCGTCATCCTCGACGACGCGGGCGGCGAGCGCACCCGCTTCACCTTCCCGCGCCAGCGCCGCGACCGCCACCTGTGCCTGTCCGACTTCTTCCGCCCGAAGGAGTCCGGCGAGGTCGACGTGGTCGGCTTCCAGGTCGTCACCATGGGCGCGAAGATCGCGCAGGCCACGGCCGAGCTGTTCGCCAAGGACGCCTACCGCGACTACCTCGAACTGCACGGCCTGTCGGTGCAGCTCACCGAGGCGCTGGCCGAATACTGGCACGCCCGGGTGCGCGCCGAGTGGGGCATCGGCGGAGACGAGACGCTCGACGACATGCTCAAGGTCAACATCCAGGGCTGCCGCTACTCCTTCGGCTACCCGGCGTGCCCCAACCTGGAGGACCAGGTGCAGCTCTTCCAGCTCCTCCAGCCCGAGCGCATCGGGGTGAGCCTGTCGGAGGAGTTCCAGCTCCACCCGGAGCAGGCCACGTCCGCGCTGGTGGCGCACCACCCCGAGGCCAAATACTTCAACGTCTGA
- a CDS encoding PAC2 family protein — translation MIELEGLPELVDPVLIAAFEGWNDAGEASSGVIAHLESAWKAEPLIALDPDDYYDFQVTRPVVEMSEGLTQSIVWPTTRLLRARPPGVERDVVLLRGIEPNMRWRSFCADIIEICRELGVELAVMLGALLNDSPHTRPVPILGGATDEGLARSTNLELSRYEGPTGIVGVLQHAFGKAGLDAISLWASVPHYVAQPPNPKATLALLRRLEDVLEIPMPLGDLDEEARAWERGVDELASQDSEVADYVKELEERKDAAELPEASGDAIAAEFERYLRRRDRDTDT, via the coding sequence GTGATAGAGCTCGAAGGGCTCCCCGAGCTCGTCGACCCGGTGCTCATTGCCGCGTTCGAGGGGTGGAACGACGCGGGTGAGGCCTCCAGCGGCGTCATCGCGCACCTCGAGTCGGCGTGGAAGGCCGAGCCGCTCATCGCCCTCGACCCCGACGACTACTACGACTTCCAGGTGACGCGGCCCGTGGTCGAGATGAGCGAGGGGCTCACCCAGTCGATCGTGTGGCCGACCACCCGGCTGCTGCGCGCCCGCCCGCCGGGCGTCGAGCGCGACGTGGTGCTGCTGCGCGGCATCGAGCCCAACATGCGCTGGCGCTCGTTCTGCGCCGACATCATCGAGATCTGCCGCGAGCTCGGCGTGGAGCTGGCCGTCATGCTGGGCGCGCTGCTCAACGACTCGCCGCACACCCGGCCCGTCCCCATCCTGGGCGGCGCGACCGACGAGGGGCTGGCCCGCTCGACCAACCTGGAGCTGAGCCGCTACGAAGGGCCGACGGGCATCGTCGGGGTGCTGCAGCACGCCTTCGGCAAGGCCGGGCTCGACGCCATCTCGCTGTGGGCGTCGGTCCCCCACTACGTCGCCCAGCCGCCCAACCCGAAGGCCACGCTGGCGCTGCTGCGCCGGCTGGAGGACGTCCTGGAGATCCCGATGCCGCTCGGCGACCTCGACGAGGAGGCGCGGGCCTGGGAGCGCGGCGTCGACGAGCTGGCCTCGCAGGACTCCGAGGTGGCCGACTACGTCAAGGAGCTCGAGGAGCGCAAGGACGCCGCCGAGCTGCCCGAGGCCAGCGGCGACGCCATCGCGGCCGAGTTCGAGCGCTACCTGCGCCGCCGCGACCGCGACACCGACACCTGA
- a CDS encoding ABC transporter permease gives MTAPLDVPGSAAEAQPESVLAGAGKAIQGRSLTRIAWLRLRRDKVALGGGVVVVLLILVAIFSGPIISVFGHDPLEFHQDAIDQSTLLPQGSFGNMGSEYLLGVEPVNGRDIFSRIVAGAWISLLIGFLATLVSVVIGTVLGVVAGYFGGWVDQVIGRIMDVFLAFPLLVFAIALAGVVPDKGFGLEGNGLRIAMLIFIIGFFSWPSIGRIVRGQTLSLREREFVDAARSLGARHGYILFREVLPNLLAPILVYATLLIPTNILFEASLSFLGVGINPPTPTWGGMLSEAVRFYTLPHFVLFPGLAIFITVLAFNLFGDGLRDAFDPRAH, from the coding sequence ATGACCGCGCCGCTTGACGTGCCCGGTTCCGCGGCAGAAGCGCAACCGGAGTCGGTGCTCGCGGGAGCGGGCAAGGCCATCCAGGGCCGGTCCCTCACGAGGATCGCCTGGCTGCGGCTGAGGCGGGACAAGGTCGCCCTGGGCGGCGGCGTCGTCGTCGTCCTGCTGATCCTCGTGGCGATCTTCTCCGGGCCCATCATCTCGGTCTTCGGGCACGATCCGCTGGAGTTCCACCAGGACGCCATCGACCAGAGCACGCTGCTGCCCCAAGGCTCCTTCGGCAACATGGGCAGCGAATACCTGCTCGGCGTCGAGCCGGTCAACGGCCGCGACATCTTCAGCCGCATCGTGGCCGGCGCGTGGATCTCGCTGCTCATCGGCTTCCTCGCCACCCTGGTGTCAGTCGTCATCGGCACCGTCCTCGGCGTGGTCGCCGGCTACTTCGGCGGCTGGGTCGACCAGGTCATCGGCCGCATCATGGACGTCTTCCTCGCCTTCCCGCTGCTGGTCTTCGCGATCGCGCTGGCGGGCGTCGTCCCCGACAAGGGGTTCGGCCTGGAGGGCAACGGCCTGCGCATCGCCATGCTGATCTTCATCATCGGCTTCTTCAGCTGGCCCAGCATCGGCCGCATCGTCCGGGGCCAGACCCTCTCGCTGCGCGAGCGGGAGTTCGTCGACGCCGCCCGCAGCCTCGGGGCGCGCCACGGCTACATCCTCTTCCGTGAGGTGCTGCCCAACCTGCTCGCGCCGATCCTCGTCTACGCGACCCTGCTCATCCCGACCAACATCCTGTTCGAGGCCTCGCTCTCCTTCCTGGGCGTCGGCATCAACCCGCCCACCCCGACCTGGGGCGGCATGCTCTCGGAAGCGGTGCGCTTCTACACGCTGCCGCACTTCGTGCTCTTCCCGGGCCTGGCGATCTTCATCACGGTCCTGGCGTTCAACCTGTTCGGCGACGGGTTGAGGGACGCCTTCGACCCCCGCGCGCACTGA
- a CDS encoding universal stress protein → MAYRTVLVGTDGSASSFRAVTSAASLAAASGATLVLACAYLPMRESERAVAADRLGELAYKVSGSTPADDALRAAREHAVAAGASDVVLAAEEGDAVDVLIALAARHRADLVVVGNRGLNSLAGRLLGSVPSGVLHRAACDVLVAHTTDGGR, encoded by the coding sequence ATGGCCTACCGCACCGTGCTCGTCGGCACCGACGGCTCCGCCTCCTCCTTCCGCGCCGTGACCTCGGCGGCGTCCCTGGCCGCGGCGTCCGGCGCGACCCTCGTCCTGGCCTGCGCGTACCTGCCGATGCGGGAGAGCGAGCGGGCGGTCGCCGCCGACCGGCTGGGCGAGCTGGCGTACAAGGTGAGCGGCTCCACCCCCGCGGACGACGCGCTGCGGGCGGCGCGCGAGCACGCCGTGGCGGCGGGGGCCTCCGACGTGGTGCTGGCCGCCGAGGAGGGCGACGCCGTGGACGTGCTGATCGCCCTGGCCGCGCGGCACCGCGCCGACCTCGTGGTGGTGGGCAACCGCGGGCTCAACAGCCTCGCCGGGCGGCTGCTCGGCTCCGTGCCCTCAGGGGTGCTGCACCGGGCGGCGTGTGACGTGCTGGTCGCGCACACCACGGACGGCGGGCGCTGA
- a CDS encoding HAD family hydrolase, whose translation MEAVFFDMDGLLVDSERVWLEIETGVMARLGAAWTPEHQAHLVGGSMERTVGYMLAVSGAEVPPATVRAWMVDGMVARLSAGVELMPGAAELLDAVRAEGLPAGLVTSSLAEIADAVLKAVGRERFDVVVTADDVTRTKPDPEPYLTAARLLGVEPVRCVVLEDSPSGVAAATAAGCAVVAVPSILPIEPAPGRLVVPSLTDVTVPDLRALLPG comes from the coding sequence ATGGAAGCCGTCTTCTTCGACATGGACGGGCTGCTGGTCGACAGCGAGCGGGTCTGGCTGGAGATCGAGACCGGGGTGATGGCCAGGCTGGGCGCCGCGTGGACGCCCGAGCACCAGGCCCACCTCGTCGGCGGGTCCATGGAGCGCACGGTCGGCTACATGCTGGCCGTCTCGGGCGCCGAGGTGCCGCCCGCGACCGTGCGGGCGTGGATGGTCGACGGCATGGTGGCCCGGCTGTCGGCCGGGGTCGAGCTCATGCCGGGGGCCGCCGAGCTGCTCGACGCCGTGCGCGCCGAGGGGCTGCCCGCCGGGCTGGTCACCTCCTCGCTGGCCGAGATCGCCGACGCCGTGCTCAAGGCCGTCGGGCGTGAGCGCTTCGACGTCGTCGTCACGGCCGACGACGTGACGCGCACCAAGCCCGACCCGGAGCCGTACCTCACGGCGGCCAGGCTGCTGGGGGTGGAGCCGGTGCGCTGCGTCGTGCTGGAGGACTCCCCGAGCGGGGTGGCCGCGGCGACGGCGGCCGGGTGCGCGGTGGTGGCCGTCCCGAGCATCCTGCCGATCGAGCCGGCCCCCGGCCGCCTGGTCGTCCCCTCTCTCACGGACGTCACCGTGCCCGACCTGCGCGCCCTCCTGCCCGGGTGA
- a CDS encoding uroporphyrinogen-III synthase → MTALAVGNGTSPETAPDALAGFTVGVTATRRREEFGALLERRGARVVSAPAIRLVPLAEDADLLAATRRALGAPLDDVVVTTGVGFRGWMAAAEGWGLSADLGALLTRSRLLTRGPKARGAVRAAGLNDHWTPATESCQEVKEYLLAQDLRGRRIAVQQHGEPLSEFVAELRAAGAEVIEIPVYRWLPYRDISPLRRLITQTVSGAVDAVAFTSAPAVNAMLNAARAEGLEDALLAAFGGPVVAACVGPVTADPLTSRGVATLQPDRSRLGALARALARHLPEHGVTRLAAGGHQLEIRGHAVVVDGELRPLPPAPMAVLKRLADKPGHVVSRADLRTVLPGSLARESAEHAVEMAITRLRRALGPGGIVETVVKRGYRLACQYDGPYEGGM, encoded by the coding sequence ATGACCGCACTCGCCGTCGGCAACGGCACTTCCCCGGAGACGGCGCCGGACGCCCTGGCGGGCTTCACCGTCGGCGTGACCGCGACCAGGAGGCGCGAGGAGTTCGGCGCGCTGCTGGAGCGCCGCGGCGCGCGCGTGGTCAGCGCCCCCGCCATCCGGCTGGTGCCGCTGGCCGAGGACGCCGACCTGCTCGCCGCCACCCGGCGGGCCCTCGGCGCGCCGCTCGACGACGTCGTCGTCACCACCGGCGTGGGCTTCCGCGGCTGGATGGCCGCCGCCGAGGGCTGGGGCCTGTCCGCCGACCTCGGAGCGCTCCTCACCCGGTCCCGCCTGCTCACCCGCGGCCCCAAGGCCAGGGGGGCGGTGCGCGCCGCCGGGCTCAACGACCACTGGACGCCCGCCACCGAGTCCTGCCAGGAGGTCAAGGAGTACCTCCTCGCCCAGGACCTGCGCGGCCGGCGCATCGCGGTCCAGCAGCACGGCGAGCCGCTCAGCGAGTTCGTGGCCGAGCTGCGCGCCGCCGGCGCCGAGGTGATCGAGATCCCGGTCTACCGGTGGCTGCCGTACCGGGACATCTCGCCGCTGCGCCGCCTCATCACCCAGACCGTCTCCGGCGCGGTGGACGCCGTCGCCTTCACCAGCGCCCCCGCCGTCAACGCCATGCTGAACGCGGCTCGCGCCGAGGGCCTGGAGGACGCGCTGCTCGCCGCCTTCGGCGGGCCGGTCGTGGCCGCCTGCGTCGGCCCCGTCACCGCCGACCCGCTCACCTCGCGCGGCGTGGCCACCCTGCAGCCGGACCGCTCGCGGCTCGGCGCGCTCGCCAGGGCCCTCGCCCGCCACCTGCCCGAGCACGGCGTCACCCGGCTCGCCGCCGGGGGGCACCAGCTCGAGATCCGCGGCCACGCCGTCGTCGTGGACGGCGAGCTGCGCCCGCTGCCGCCCGCCCCGATGGCGGTGCTCAAGCGCCTGGCCGACAAGCCGGGGCACGTCGTCTCCCGCGCCGACCTGCGTACGGTGCTGCCGGGCAGCCTCGCCCGCGAGTCCGCCGAGCACGCCGTCGAGATGGCCATCACCCGGCTGCGCCGCGCGCTCGGGCCGGGCGGCATCGTCGAGACCGTGGTCAAGCGCGGCTACCGGCTGGCCTGCCAGTACGACGGCCCGTACGAGGGGGGGATGTGA
- a CDS encoding sirohydrochlorin chelatase: protein MTPAPALVLAAHGTRSPAGEAALAALAETVRRARPGRRVELSHLEISSPLLADVLPAVRGPVVVVPLLLAGGYHVHIDLPEIVAACRPDAVVAGALGPHRLLTGVLARRLGRAGLRATDAVVLGAAGSSDPAGLADVRAAARMLAVRLARPVTAAFASAGSPSLEEAMERLAATPAARVAIASYVLAPGFFHDRLAAASAGPVSDPLGADPDVAALVWHRHDEAVRAARSVPQTAAGAEGAGSSRSSRTTSRALASRDGQVSAPTNIST, encoded by the coding sequence GTGACGCCCGCGCCGGCCCTCGTCCTGGCCGCGCACGGCACGCGCAGCCCCGCCGGTGAGGCGGCCCTCGCGGCCCTGGCCGAGACGGTCAGGAGGGCGCGGCCCGGGCGGCGGGTCGAGCTGAGCCACCTGGAGATCAGCTCGCCCCTGCTGGCCGACGTGCTCCCCGCGGTCCGCGGGCCGGTGGTGGTGGTCCCGCTGCTGCTGGCCGGCGGTTACCACGTCCACATCGACCTGCCCGAGATCGTCGCCGCGTGCCGGCCCGACGCGGTGGTGGCCGGCGCGCTCGGGCCGCACCGGCTGCTGACCGGCGTGCTCGCCCGCCGGCTCGGCCGGGCGGGGCTGCGCGCCACGGACGCGGTCGTCCTCGGCGCGGCCGGCTCCTCCGACCCCGCCGGGCTCGCCGACGTACGGGCCGCCGCCCGCATGCTGGCCGTGCGGCTGGCCAGGCCGGTCACCGCGGCCTTCGCCTCGGCGGGCTCGCCGTCCCTGGAGGAGGCCATGGAACGGCTCGCCGCGACGCCGGCCGCGCGCGTGGCGATCGCCTCCTACGTGCTGGCTCCCGGGTTCTTCCACGACCGGCTGGCCGCCGCGTCCGCAGGGCCGGTGAGCGATCCCCTCGGGGCCGACCCGGACGTGGCCGCGCTCGTCTGGCACCGCCACGACGAGGCCGTCCGCGCCGCCCGGAGCGTCCCTCAGACGGCGGCCGGTGCGGAGGGCGCGGGTTCCAGCCGCAGTTCGCGCACCACCTCCCGGGCGCTGGCCTCGCGCGACGGGCAGGTGTCGGCGCCGACGAACATCTCGACGTAG
- the def gene encoding peptide deformylase, which yields MTVLPIRTFDDPALREPAEPVRDFDRELRRLVKALTATMRAGAGRAGLAAPQVGEPVRVLVYDYDGRAGHLVNPRLELSERRVVADEACLSAPGVWWPLERSYMVTARGRDMFGKPVTLRALGVLARVLQHEADHLDGVLFSDHLEAAERERFLAAALPSG from the coding sequence GTGACGGTCCTGCCCATTCGCACGTTCGACGATCCGGCGCTGCGCGAGCCGGCCGAGCCGGTGCGTGACTTCGACCGCGAGCTGCGCCGGCTGGTGAAGGCGCTGACCGCGACGATGCGGGCCGGCGCCGGCCGCGCCGGGCTGGCCGCGCCGCAGGTCGGCGAGCCGGTGCGGGTGCTGGTGTACGACTACGACGGCCGCGCGGGCCATCTGGTCAACCCGCGGCTCGAACTGTCGGAGCGGCGGGTGGTCGCCGACGAGGCGTGCCTGTCCGCGCCCGGCGTGTGGTGGCCACTGGAACGTTCCTACATGGTCACCGCGCGTGGCCGGGACATGTTCGGCAAGCCGGTGACGCTCCGGGCGCTCGGCGTCCTGGCCAGGGTGCTGCAGCACGAGGCCGACCATCTCGACGGCGTGCTGTTCAGCGATCACCTCGAAGCGGCTGAGCGGGAACGGTTTCTGGCCGCCGCGCTGCCGTCGGGCTGA
- a CDS encoding TetR/AcrR family transcriptional regulator C-terminal domain-containing protein, whose translation MATSHVDPYQRSQDARRRVLEMAVSLREDRGGGSVDHFLALLQDRLPSWLSMLHDLAHRIGKGSVEDNLQAIAQAGIQYYIDVQSAALPAFTSPNVTVRFRQAVRETGLGPWTEAAPLAAYLAAEQRLGRVRADADPEASARLLIAGCFHRAYVEMFVGADTCPSREASAREVVRELRLEPAPSAPAAV comes from the coding sequence ATGGCGACATCCCATGTTGACCCTTACCAGCGGAGCCAGGACGCCAGGCGGCGCGTCCTGGAGATGGCCGTCTCGCTCCGGGAGGACCGCGGCGGCGGCTCCGTCGACCACTTCCTCGCCCTGCTCCAGGACCGGCTCCCGTCCTGGCTCAGCATGCTCCACGATCTCGCGCATCGGATCGGGAAAGGGAGCGTAGAGGACAATCTTCAAGCGATAGCACAAGCAGGCATTCAATATTACATCGACGTACAGAGCGCGGCGTTGCCCGCGTTCACCTCGCCGAACGTCACCGTGCGCTTCCGCCAGGCCGTGCGCGAGACGGGGCTCGGCCCGTGGACCGAGGCGGCGCCGCTGGCCGCGTACCTGGCGGCCGAGCAGCGCCTCGGCCGGGTACGGGCCGACGCCGACCCGGAGGCGAGCGCCCGCCTGCTGATCGCGGGCTGCTTCCACCGGGCCTACGTCGAGATGTTCGTCGGCGCCGACACCTGCCCGTCGCGCGAGGCCAGCGCCCGGGAGGTGGTGCGCGAACTGCGGCTGGAACCCGCGCCCTCCGCACCGGCCGCCGTCTGA